One part of the Algibacter sp. L1A34 genome encodes these proteins:
- the lysA gene encoding diaminopimelate decarboxylase produces the protein MQESQLLKIANEFGSPVYVYDGHKIESQYKRLTDAFKDVKKLKINYAVKALSNISVLKLLHSLGSGIDTVSIQEVQLGLAAGFKPEQIIFTPNGVSLNEIEEAAKLGVEINIDNLSILEQFGTKHPNTPVCIRINPHVMAGGNANISVGHIDSKFGISIHQIPHILRIVENTKMNINGIHMHTGSDILDIEVFLYASEILFETAKQFDNLEFIDFGSGFKVPYKIGDIETNIEELGKKLSKRFNDFCKDYGKELTLAFEPGKFLVSESGYFLAQVNAVKQTTSTVFAQVDSGFNHLIRPMFYGSHHEITNISNIKGRERFYTVVGYICETDTFGNNRRINEINEGDILAFKNAGAYCFSMASNYNSRLRPAEVLWYNEKAHLIRKRETFDDILHNQIAVDFSTKKKSVAAK, from the coding sequence ATGCAAGAGAGTCAATTGCTTAAAATTGCCAACGAATTTGGCAGCCCTGTATATGTTTATGATGGTCATAAAATTGAGAGCCAATACAAGCGCCTAACGGATGCTTTTAAAGATGTTAAGAAATTAAAAATTAATTATGCAGTAAAAGCATTATCGAATATTTCGGTTTTAAAACTTTTACACAGCTTAGGCTCTGGCATTGATACGGTATCTATACAAGAGGTGCAATTAGGTTTAGCTGCAGGTTTTAAACCTGAGCAAATTATTTTTACACCAAACGGAGTTTCTTTAAATGAAATTGAAGAAGCAGCCAAATTAGGTGTTGAAATTAATATTGACAACCTTTCTATTCTTGAGCAATTTGGAACAAAACACCCTAACACACCGGTTTGTATTCGTATAAACCCACATGTTATGGCTGGTGGAAATGCTAATATTTCTGTAGGACATATTGATTCTAAATTTGGAATATCTATTCACCAAATTCCTCATATTTTACGTATTGTGGAAAATACTAAAATGAATATTAATGGTATCCACATGCACACAGGAAGTGATATTTTAGATATTGAAGTGTTCCTTTATGCTAGTGAAATTTTGTTTGAAACGGCAAAACAATTTGATAATTTAGAATTTATAGATTTTGGTTCTGGATTTAAGGTGCCTTATAAAATAGGAGATATTGAAACTAATATTGAAGAATTAGGTAAAAAATTATCTAAACGATTCAACGATTTCTGTAAAGATTACGGTAAAGAATTAACTCTAGCCTTTGAGCCAGGAAAGTTTTTAGTAAGCGAATCGGGATACTTTTTAGCCCAAGTAAATGCGGTTAAACAAACAACCTCAACCGTTTTTGCACAGGTCGATTCTGGTTTCAACCATTTAATTCGCCCTATGTTTTATGGATCGCATCATGAAATCACTAATATATCGAACATTAAAGGTCGTGAACGTTTTTATACTGTAGTAGGGTATATTTGCGAAACGGATACTTTTGGAAATAATAGAAGAATAAACGAAATTAACGAAGGTGATATTTTAGCATTTAAAAATGCAGGTGCTTATTGCTTCTCTATGGCGAGTAACTACAACTCTCGTTTGCGCCCTGCGGAGGTTTTATGGTATAATGAAAAAGCACACTTAATAAGAAAAAGAGAAACTTTTGATGATATTTTACACAATCAAATAGCTGTCGATTTTTCAACAAAAAAGAAAAGTGTAGCCGCTAAGTAG
- a CDS encoding sterol desaturase family protein: MDFTNPLVYGAPCFLGLILLELSYSKHRKEERSQKLYNWKDLGASLTMGIGSAILAPLTKTIAAIVLFNFVYDIFNPLVEGVRTNIMGYESFGYAWYIWIICQLLDDFSYYWFHRQNHNIRFLWAAHIVHHSSDNFNLGTAVRNGWFTILYKPFFYMWITAIGFPPEMLVVCLGIEALWQFQLHSVYVPKLGFIEKFMNTHTMHQVHHAQNFEYMDKNHGGFLNIFDRVFGTWKELDENIEIKYGVTHAPDSYNPLVILTHEYKDIWTDMKKSKNWYHKFMYAFAAPGWSHDGSSLTIKQQRKLLEKQNLKI; this comes from the coding sequence ATGGATTTTACAAACCCTTTAGTATATGGAGCTCCTTGCTTTTTAGGACTTATACTATTAGAACTCTCATACAGCAAGCATCGTAAAGAAGAACGAAGTCAGAAATTATACAACTGGAAAGATCTAGGTGCTAGCCTTACCATGGGTATTGGCTCCGCTATACTAGCTCCTCTTACAAAAACTATTGCTGCTATTGTACTTTTTAATTTTGTGTATGACATTTTTAACCCTTTAGTAGAAGGTGTTCGTACCAATATTATGGGTTACGAATCTTTTGGATATGCATGGTACATTTGGATAATTTGCCAATTACTAGATGATTTTAGTTATTATTGGTTTCACCGCCAAAACCACAATATCCGCTTTTTGTGGGCTGCACATATTGTACATCATTCTTCCGATAACTTTAATTTAGGGACTGCCGTAAGAAACGGTTGGTTTACTATTTTATACAAACCGTTTTTCTATATGTGGATTACCGCGATTGGTTTCCCGCCAGAAATGTTAGTAGTTTGCTTAGGTATTGAAGCACTTTGGCAATTTCAATTACATTCTGTTTATGTACCTAAATTAGGTTTTATAGAAAAGTTTATGAATACGCACACCATGCACCAAGTACATCATGCTCAAAACTTTGAATACATGGATAAAAACCATGGTGGATTTCTAAATATTTTTGATAGGGTTTTTGGTACTTGGAAAGAGTTAGACGAAAATATAGAAATAAAATATGGTGTTACACACGCTCCGGATTCATACAATCCTCTCGTTATTTTAACCCATGAGTATAAAGATATTTGGACCGATATGAAAAAATCGAAAAACTGGTATCACAAATTTATGTATGCTTTTGCAGCTCCCGGTTGGAGCCATGATGGTAGCTCACTTACCATAAAGCAACAACGAAAACTATTAGAAAAACAAAACCTGAAAATTTAA
- a CDS encoding T9SS type A sorting domain-containing protein: MKLKLLLLFLITSWGYSQSSIAKFESAAGSEYAVVTSSPEINQGSVGTNTTWTFNLAYNNYSTSDELTIATTQEVANYPGATNVLTTSNSTEPVGQLFLKKSGNIVEFVGAESNGLKLIYTDPGVLGNFPLSFSDSNTDAISGNYVFDNDGTTYNGSFSGNLSTEVDGYGILNVDINGLASGNFSKSVTRLKVFQSVLLSYSIFTNAVSVDQISYYYYAANGDLVFRTSTIDITGSLITDSSSTFIESLTTSSLGIDDQKLNQVDFAILPNPVNNELNIGVQADIESISIVDLSGRQVLKVKTNEKVLAVNQLKSGLYIVNIITNKGAFSRKFVKK, from the coding sequence ATGAAACTAAAATTACTTTTATTATTTCTCATTACAAGTTGGGGATATTCTCAATCTTCCATTGCTAAATTTGAGAGCGCAGCAGGTTCAGAGTATGCTGTTGTAACATCGTCGCCAGAAATAAACCAAGGTTCTGTAGGAACAAACACTACATGGACATTTAATCTTGCATATAATAATTATAGTACTTCTGATGAGTTAACAATAGCAACAACTCAAGAAGTAGCAAATTACCCCGGAGCTACAAATGTATTAACAACTAGTAATTCAACAGAACCAGTTGGTCAACTTTTTTTAAAGAAATCTGGAAATATTGTTGAGTTTGTTGGTGCAGAAAGTAATGGGCTTAAATTAATTTATACTGACCCTGGTGTTCTAGGTAACTTTCCATTAAGTTTCTCGGATTCTAACACTGATGCTATTTCAGGAAATTATGTTTTTGATAATGATGGAACAACTTATAATGGTTCTTTTTCAGGAAACTTATCGACCGAAGTTGATGGTTATGGTATTTTAAATGTTGATATTAATGGTTTGGCTTCAGGAAATTTTAGTAAAAGTGTGACTAGGTTGAAAGTTTTTCAAAGTGTTCTTTTGAGCTATTCCATATTTACAAACGCAGTATCGGTCGATCAGATATCTTATTATTACTATGCTGCAAATGGAGACCTGGTTTTTAGAACATCAACTATTGATATAACAGGATCGCTAATTACAGATTCATCTTCAACCTTTATAGAAAGTCTAACAACTAGTTCCCTCGGTATAGACGATCAAAAATTAAATCAAGTAGATTTTGCTATTTTGCCAAACCCAGTAAATAATGAACTTAATATAGGTGTTCAGGCAGATATCGAATCGATTTCAATAGTAGATCTTTCAGGACGTCAAGTTTTGAAAGTAAAAACTAATGAAAAAGTATTAGCTGTAAATCAATTAAAATCTGGTTTGTATATTGTAAATATTATAACAAATAAAGGTGCTTTCTCTCGAAAATTTGTAAAGAAGTAA